In Trifolium pratense cultivar HEN17-A07 linkage group LG7, ARS_RC_1.1, whole genome shotgun sequence, a genomic segment contains:
- the LOC123894088 gene encoding probable peroxidase 26 produces MGKLMYVVFPILIVFAVLSFDYGMAAAPTPQPKLRWHYYNQTCHLAEVYVRHQVKLLWDNDKSITAKLLRLVYTDCFVTGCDASILLDEGPNPEKKAPQNRGLGGFALIDNIKTVLESRCPGIVSCADILHLATRDAAKMAGAPGYPVFTGRKDGMKSDAASVDLPSPSISWQESLAYFKSRGLDVLDMTTLLGAHTLGQTHCSFILDRLYNFNGTGNSDPSLDATFRDKLRGLCPPKTKKGQHDPLVFLNPESGSNYIFRESYYKRILRNEAVLGIDQQLLYGDDTKEITDEFAAGFEDFRREFAHSMFKMGNIKVLTGNQGEIRRNCRFTNK; encoded by the exons ATGGGGAAACTTATGTATGTGGTTTTTCCAATATTAATAGTTTTTGCAGTGTTGAGCTTTGATTATGGAATGGCAGCAGCGCCAACTCCACAGCCAAAGTTGCGGTGGCATTACTATAACCAGACATGCCACTTAGCAGAGGTGTATGTCCGGCACCAAGTGAAGCTGTTATGGGATAATGACAAAAGCATTACTGCTAAGTTACTACGCTTGGTTTACACCGACTGTTTCGTCACC GGTTGTGATGCATCGATACTGCTTGACGAAGGACCAAATCCCGAAAAGAAAGCACCACAAAACCGGGGGCTTGGAGGATTTGCACTAATTGACAATATCAAAACAGTCCTGGAATCACGATGCCCTGGAATTGTTTCCTGCGCTGATATACTCCATCTCGCCACCAGAGATGCTGCTAAAATG GCAGGTGCACCTGGCTATCCAGTTTTCACAGGAAGAAAGGATGGCATGAAATCAGATGCTGCATCAGTAGACTTGCCATCACCATCCATCTCATGGCAGGAATCTCTAGCATACTTCAAATCAAGGGGCTTGGATGTACTAGATATGACAACACTCTTAG GAGCACACACACTGGGTCAAACACATTGCAGCTTCATTCTTGATAGGCTGTATAATTTCAACGGTACTGGAAACTCAGACCCAAGCCTGGATGCTACTTTTCGAGACAAACTGAGAGGACTTTGTCCACCGAAAACCAAGAAAGGACAACATGACCCGCTGGTATTCCTAAACCCAGAATCTGGATCAAATTACATCTTCAGAGAATCATACTACAAAAGGATCCTGCGCAATGAAGCTGTCCTGGGAATAGATCAACAATTACTATATGGCGATGACACTAAAGAGATCACCGATGAATTTGCTGCTGGATTTGAAGATTTTAGGAGAGAATTTGCTCATTCAATGTTCAAAATGGGAAATATCAAAGTTTTAACAGGAAATCAAGGAGAGATACGCCGGAATTGTCGATTCACAAATAAGTGA
- the LOC123894086 gene encoding small G protein signaling modulator 1-like isoform X1 encodes MDLWKSWYSEFAKNELIRSRYSRSLPFSVSCKGCCVVTVNRMLKPDIWEALSDSEGKVSGFRKALKLVVLGGIDPSIRPEVWEFLLGCYALSSTAEYRSRLRAARRELYRDLVKQCQAMHSSVGTGSLAYIVGSKVMDMRTSSKDERKIEAKLERSTSNDNDVEVEQCHGRSIICAEAANTNHHESSDNWADELDLVSSRASIDSATYDSSGQQNCSSPKIGREPDGSHSSFDFPHLPVTNLFVKSGEDKKLDTEHGNKLSAQRKLRFEDERMHSFHINNNADLVIESNGQPLTTFHPVNSEIEIASPDEDEPELPSENPVYETHMVNQLKISDIPRPAMTSASMSQGWAASEDRVSEWLWTLHRIVVDVVRTDSHLEFYEDRRNLARMSDILAVYAWVDPATGYCQGMSDLLSPFVVIFEDNADAFWCFEMLLRRMRENFQMEGPTRVMKQLRALWHILELSDRELFAHMSKIGAESLHFAFRMLLVLFRRELSFNEALSMWEMMWAADFDESWAFDLEENCLEALDLHLPSDSTNYIKEAIADSDDDSIRSGSQSSHNENDNTKASLQPHHGNTDHPVSDVKLKLQASHAFCGLARNIWSRNGQVQTRTISSLARKGNDELATFCVAAILVLNRQKIIRETRSFDDMIKIFNDNMLEINVKRCIRTAIKIRKKYFNKVTKKKNCAAEKRD; translated from the exons ATGGACTTGTGGAAAAGCTGGTACAGTGAATTTGCGAAAAATGAGCTCATTCGTTCGCGATATTCGAGATCCTTGCCTTTCTCAGTCTCCTGTAAAGGTTGTTGTGTTGTCACT GTAAACAGAATGCTTAAGCCAGACATATGGGAAGCCTTGTCTGATAGTGAAGGAAAGGTGTCTGGTTTCCGGAAGGCACTGAAATTGGTTGTGTTAGGG GGTATAGATCCATCAATTAGACCCGAAGTTTGGGAGTTCTTACTAGGTTGTTATGCACTGAGCAGCACTGCCGAGTATCGAAGTAGGTTGAGAGCAGCTAGAAG GGAGCTTTATAGGGACCTGGTTAAGCAATGTCAAGCAATGCATTCAAGTGTGGGGACTGGTTCATTGGCATATATTGTTGGATCCAAAGTTATGGATATGAGGACCTCCTCTAAAGATGAACGCAAAATTGAAGCTAAACTAGAAAGATCAACATCTAATGATAATGATGTTGAAGTAGAACAATGTCATGGTAGGAGTATTATTTGTGCAGAGGCAGCAAACACAAACCATCATGAAAGCTCTGATAATTGGGCTGACGAACTTGACTTGGTTAGTTCGAGAGCAAGCATAGATAGTGCAACTTATGATTCTTCTGGTCAACAAAACTGCAGTTCCCCAAAGATAGGGAGAGAACCAGATGGGTCACATAGTAGTTTTGATTTTCCTCATTTACCTGTCACCAATCTGTTTGTAAAGAGCGGTGAAGATAAAAAGTTGGACACAGAGCATGGCAATAAACTTTCTGCGCAACGTAAACTAAGATTTGAAGATGAGAGAATGCATAGCTTCCATATCAATAACAATGCAGACTTAGTTATTGAATCAAATGGCCAACCTCTTACGACCTTCCATCCTGTAAACTCTGAAATTGAAATTGCGTCACCTGATGAAGATGAACCAGAACTTCCATCCGAAAATCCAGTTTATGAAACACATATGGTAAATCAACTAAAAATATCAGATATACCGAGGCCAGCAATGACAAGTGCCTCGATGTCTCAAGGATGGGCTGCCAGTGAAGATAGAGTATCAGAATGGCTTTGGACTTTACACAGGATAG TTGTTGATGTTGTGAGGACCGATAGTCATCTTGAATTCTATGAGGACAGGAGAAATTTAGCTAGAATGTCAGATATTCTTGCTGTCTATGCATGGGTTGATCCTGCAACGGGGTATTGTCAAG GTATGAGTGATTTGCTGTCTCCCTTTGTTGTAATCTTTGAGGATAACGCAGATGCATTTTGGTGTTTTGAGATGCTTTTGAGGAGAATG AGAGAAAATTTTCAAATGGAAGGCCCAACTAGGGTGATGAAGCAGCTGCGAGCATTATGGCATATTCTCGAGCTGTCAGATAGAGAACTTTTTGCCCACATGTCAAAAATTGGTGCTGAAAGCCTTCATTTTGCATTTCGTATGTTGCTAGTTCTCTTTCGGAGAGAGTTATCTTTTAATGAGGCTCTTTCAATGTGGGAG ATGATGTGGGCAGCCGACTTTGATGAATCCTGGGCATTTGATTTAGAGGAGAATTGTCTGGAAGCATTAGATTTACATCTTCCCAGTGACTCAACCAATTATATAAAAGAAGCAATTGCTGATTCTGACGATGATAGTATCAGGAGTGGTTCACAGTCAAGTCATAATGAAAATGACAACACAAAAGCAAGCCTGCAGCCACATCATGGGAACACTGATCACCCTGTATCTGATGTCAAATTGAAGTTGCAAGCATCCCATGCCTTTTGTGGCTTGGCAAGGAATATCTGGTCAAGAAATGGTCAAGTTCAAACGAGAACTATTTCCTCCTTGGCAAGGAAAGGAAACGATGAGTTAGCCACATTCTGTGTTGCAGCAATTCTTGTTTTAAACCGCCAGAAGATCATTCGAGAAACCCGCTCGTTCGATGATATGATAAAG ATTTTCAATGACAATATGTTGGAGATCAATGTAAAAAGATGCATAAGAACAGCAATCAAAATCCGAAAGAAATATTTTAACAAG GTAACCAAGAAAAAGAACTGTGCTGCAGAGAAAAGAGACTAG
- the LOC123894086 gene encoding small G protein signaling modulator 1-like isoform X2, translating into MYCDGEDKQWTCGKAGTVNLRKMSSFVRDIRDPCLSQSPVKVNRMLKPDIWEALSDSEGKVSGFRKALKLVVLGGIDPSIRPEVWEFLLGCYALSSTAEYRSRLRAARRELYRDLVKQCQAMHSSVGTGSLAYIVGSKVMDMRTSSKDERKIEAKLERSTSNDNDVEVEQCHGRSIICAEAANTNHHESSDNWADELDLVSSRASIDSATYDSSGQQNCSSPKIGREPDGSHSSFDFPHLPVTNLFVKSGEDKKLDTEHGNKLSAQRKLRFEDERMHSFHINNNADLVIESNGQPLTTFHPVNSEIEIASPDEDEPELPSENPVYETHMVNQLKISDIPRPAMTSASMSQGWAASEDRVSEWLWTLHRIVVDVVRTDSHLEFYEDRRNLARMSDILAVYAWVDPATGYCQGMSDLLSPFVVIFEDNADAFWCFEMLLRRMRENFQMEGPTRVMKQLRALWHILELSDRELFAHMSKIGAESLHFAFRMLLVLFRRELSFNEALSMWEMMWAADFDESWAFDLEENCLEALDLHLPSDSTNYIKEAIADSDDDSIRSGSQSSHNENDNTKASLQPHHGNTDHPVSDVKLKLQASHAFCGLARNIWSRNGQVQTRTISSLARKGNDELATFCVAAILVLNRQKIIRETRSFDDMIKIFNDNMLEINVKRCIRTAIKIRKKYFNKVTKKKNCAAEKRD; encoded by the exons ATGTATTGTGACGGGGAAGATAAGCAATGGACTTGTGGAAAAGCTGGTACAGTGAATTTGCGAAAAATGAGCTCATTCGTTCGCGATATTCGAGATCCTTGCCTTTCTCAGTCTCCTGTAAAG GTAAACAGAATGCTTAAGCCAGACATATGGGAAGCCTTGTCTGATAGTGAAGGAAAGGTGTCTGGTTTCCGGAAGGCACTGAAATTGGTTGTGTTAGGG GGTATAGATCCATCAATTAGACCCGAAGTTTGGGAGTTCTTACTAGGTTGTTATGCACTGAGCAGCACTGCCGAGTATCGAAGTAGGTTGAGAGCAGCTAGAAG GGAGCTTTATAGGGACCTGGTTAAGCAATGTCAAGCAATGCATTCAAGTGTGGGGACTGGTTCATTGGCATATATTGTTGGATCCAAAGTTATGGATATGAGGACCTCCTCTAAAGATGAACGCAAAATTGAAGCTAAACTAGAAAGATCAACATCTAATGATAATGATGTTGAAGTAGAACAATGTCATGGTAGGAGTATTATTTGTGCAGAGGCAGCAAACACAAACCATCATGAAAGCTCTGATAATTGGGCTGACGAACTTGACTTGGTTAGTTCGAGAGCAAGCATAGATAGTGCAACTTATGATTCTTCTGGTCAACAAAACTGCAGTTCCCCAAAGATAGGGAGAGAACCAGATGGGTCACATAGTAGTTTTGATTTTCCTCATTTACCTGTCACCAATCTGTTTGTAAAGAGCGGTGAAGATAAAAAGTTGGACACAGAGCATGGCAATAAACTTTCTGCGCAACGTAAACTAAGATTTGAAGATGAGAGAATGCATAGCTTCCATATCAATAACAATGCAGACTTAGTTATTGAATCAAATGGCCAACCTCTTACGACCTTCCATCCTGTAAACTCTGAAATTGAAATTGCGTCACCTGATGAAGATGAACCAGAACTTCCATCCGAAAATCCAGTTTATGAAACACATATGGTAAATCAACTAAAAATATCAGATATACCGAGGCCAGCAATGACAAGTGCCTCGATGTCTCAAGGATGGGCTGCCAGTGAAGATAGAGTATCAGAATGGCTTTGGACTTTACACAGGATAG TTGTTGATGTTGTGAGGACCGATAGTCATCTTGAATTCTATGAGGACAGGAGAAATTTAGCTAGAATGTCAGATATTCTTGCTGTCTATGCATGGGTTGATCCTGCAACGGGGTATTGTCAAG GTATGAGTGATTTGCTGTCTCCCTTTGTTGTAATCTTTGAGGATAACGCAGATGCATTTTGGTGTTTTGAGATGCTTTTGAGGAGAATG AGAGAAAATTTTCAAATGGAAGGCCCAACTAGGGTGATGAAGCAGCTGCGAGCATTATGGCATATTCTCGAGCTGTCAGATAGAGAACTTTTTGCCCACATGTCAAAAATTGGTGCTGAAAGCCTTCATTTTGCATTTCGTATGTTGCTAGTTCTCTTTCGGAGAGAGTTATCTTTTAATGAGGCTCTTTCAATGTGGGAG ATGATGTGGGCAGCCGACTTTGATGAATCCTGGGCATTTGATTTAGAGGAGAATTGTCTGGAAGCATTAGATTTACATCTTCCCAGTGACTCAACCAATTATATAAAAGAAGCAATTGCTGATTCTGACGATGATAGTATCAGGAGTGGTTCACAGTCAAGTCATAATGAAAATGACAACACAAAAGCAAGCCTGCAGCCACATCATGGGAACACTGATCACCCTGTATCTGATGTCAAATTGAAGTTGCAAGCATCCCATGCCTTTTGTGGCTTGGCAAGGAATATCTGGTCAAGAAATGGTCAAGTTCAAACGAGAACTATTTCCTCCTTGGCAAGGAAAGGAAACGATGAGTTAGCCACATTCTGTGTTGCAGCAATTCTTGTTTTAAACCGCCAGAAGATCATTCGAGAAACCCGCTCGTTCGATGATATGATAAAG ATTTTCAATGACAATATGTTGGAGATCAATGTAAAAAGATGCATAAGAACAGCAATCAAAATCCGAAAGAAATATTTTAACAAG GTAACCAAGAAAAAGAACTGTGCTGCAGAGAAAAGAGACTAG
- the LOC123894089 gene encoding protein NLP9-like has protein sequence MEYPFYPKGRGIGYWQSPGTQLEESRSLDGGISNLGSEDMPSSFSELMNFDTYAGLCSGPSMTDQIMANELPSLASVLYQSPDEFNLVEQNTGQFYMTGVSGNYNNSESSPIFGEKIVRQQMDSLLDLLDNNNDANNLSSKQKINDSSQHVNTFDMDNCIISKPPDLSLDERMLKALSFFKESAGGGILAQVWVPIKHGGQVYLSTSEQPYLLDQMLAGYREVSRTFTFSTEGKPGFLPGLPGRVFISKVPEWTSNVGYYSPSEYLRVEHARNHDVRGSIAFPIFDLHSGLPCCAVLELVTTKEKLDFDRELEIICRSLQLVNLRTTMPFRLLPECLTNNKRAALTEIVDVLRSVCHAHRLPLALTWIPCFYNEGTRDETTRIQIKEGNSSSREKNILCIEESACYITDRAMEGFVHACIEHPLEEGKGVAGKALQSNHPFFYSDVKTYDISEYPLVHHARKFNLNAAVAIRLRSTYTNNDDYILEFFLPINMKGSSEQQLLLDNLSGTMQKICKSLRTVSGAELSEMESSQEGFEKNSVPSFPPSSKRKSPTPFINESHGSVKKLSSKASNLRNNGNEPSPNQERNAPKRRAEKYRSSSEKNVSLSVLQQYFSGSLKDAAKSIGVCPTTLKRICRHHGISRWPSRKINKVNRSLKKIQTVLDSVEGVEGGLKFDPSVGAFVAKGTAIQEIDENRSLPFPEKSTTEDSEPFSQDAASVPLAHCSDGENSANKLDEKLKETNASLIDCSEDSKSFAMDDCPEQACFGSVLGKGDQWVLNKGGLREEEKCKHNTIGKRTSSFVVYEMDTGVDGDDEAVENNNPASSSLTGSSNSSGSIVHDSSSGYQNLKNQKQSKSKSIIVDSGSKIVVKATYGEDTIRFKFDPATGCLKLYEEVASRFKLRNGTFQLKYLDDEKEWVMLVNHSDLQECLEILNDMGTRNARFLVRDTPCTFGSSGSSVCYLGGSS, from the exons ATGGAATACCCTTTTTACCCTAAGGGAAGAGGAATTGGGTATTGGCAGTCTCCTGGAACTCAGTTGGAAGAATCAAGATCATTAGATGGTGGAATCAGCAATTTGGGGTCAGAGGATATGCCTAGCAGCTTCTCCGAGCTCATGAACTTTGATACTTATGCTGGTTTGTGTTCTGGCCCATCCATGACTGATCAGATTATGGCTAATGAGCTTCCGTCTCTTGCCTCGGTATTATATCAATCGCCTGATGAATTCAATCTAGTAGAACAAAACACTGGACAATTCTATATGACAGGAGTCAGTGGAAATTACAATAACTCGGAAAGCTCCCCCATTTTTGGGGAGAAAATTGTGCGTCAACAGATGGATAGCCTACTTGATTTATTAGACAACAACAATGATGCAAATAACTTAAGTTCTAAGCAAAAAATTAACGACTCTTCACAGCATGTTAATACTTTTGACATGGACAATTGCATAATCTCCAAGCCACCTGATTTGTCACTTGATGAGAGAATGCTGAAAGCCCTGTCCTTCTTTAAAGAATCAGCTGGTGGGGGAATATTGGCACAAGTTTGGGTACCGATAAAGCATGGTGGTCAAGTTTACTTAAGCACTAGTGAGCAACCTTATTTACTAGATCAAATGCTTGCAGGGTATCGTGAAGTATCAAGGACATTTACATTTTCTACAGAAGGAAAACCAGGTTTTTTACCAGGACTTCCTGGTCGTGTGTTTATCTCCAAAGTTCCCGAGTGGACTTCCAATGTTGGTTACTACAGTCCAAGTGAGTATTTGAGGGTTGAGCATGCAAGAAATCATGATGTTCGTGGATCAATTGCGTTTCCCATATTTGATCTGCACTCTGGACTGCCATGTTGTGCTGTCTTGGAACTTGTCACTACGAAGGaaaaacttgattttgacaGAGAATTGGAAATTATTTGTCGTTCACTTCAG CTTGTAAATTTAAGGACTACGATGCCTTTTCGGCTGCTTCCTGAG TGTCTTACGAATAATAAAAGAGCTGCTTTAACAGAGATAGTTGATGTGTTAAGATCTGTGTGTCATGCACATAGATTGCCACTGGCACTAACATGGATTCCCTGTTTTTACAATGAGGGCACAAGAGATGAAACTACTAGAATACAAATTAAAGAGGGTAATTCAAGTTCTAGAGAAAAAAACATACTGTGTATTGAAGAATCAGCTTGCTATATAACTGATAGAGCGATGGAAGGATTCGTGCATGCATGCATTGAACATCCTCTTGAGGAAGGGAAAGGTGTAGCTGGGAAAGCACTTCAATCAAACCATCCTTTCTTCTATTCTGATGTGAAAACATATGATATTAGTGAGTATCCGCTTGTTCATCATGCACGCAAGTTCAATTTGAATGCTGCAGTTGCAATCAGGCTAAGGAGTACTTATACTAATAATGATGATTACATATTGGAATTCTTTCTGCCTATCAATATGAAGGGGAGTTCAGAACAGCAACTTTTATTAGACAACCTCTCAGGTACCATGCAGAAAATTTGTAAGAGTTTGAGGACAGTTTCAGGTGCCGAACTATCAGAAATGGAAAGCTCTCAGGAAGGGTTTGAAAAGAACAGTGTCCCAAGTTTTCCCCCCTCGTCTAAGAGAAAATCTCCAACACCATTTATAAATGAAAGCCATGGTTCCGTCAAGAAGCTGTCGTCAAAGGCTTCTAACCTGAGAAACAATGGAAATGAGCCTTCTCCTAACCAG GAAAGAAATGCACCGAAAAGACGAGCTGAGAAATATAGAAGTTCATCCGAGAAGAATGTTAGCTTGAGTGTTCTCCAACAATACTTTTCTGGTAGTCTGAAGGATGCTGCAAAAAGCATTGGCG TTTGCCCGACAACTCTGAAAAGGATATGCAGGCATCACGGAATTTCAAGATGGCCATCCCGCAAGATTAATAAAGTGAATCGTTCTTTGAAGAAAATTCAGACTGTGCTTGACTCTGTCGAGGGAGTTGAAGGTGGGTTGAAGTTTGATCCTTCCGTGGGGGCATTTGTGGCAAAAGGGACAGCCATCcaagaaattgatgaaaatagAAGCCTCCCTTTCCCCGAGAAAAGTACTACAGAAGACTCTGAGCCGTTTTCACAAGATGCTGCCTCAGTGCCTCTTGCACATTGTAGTGACGGTGAGAATTCAGCAAATAAGTTGGATGAGAAATTGAAGGAAACCAATGCATCTTTGATTGATTGCAGTGAAGATTCAAAATCATTTGCAATGGATGATTGTCCTGAACAAGCTTGTTTTGGTTCCGTTCTTGGAAAAGGTGATCAGTGGGTTCTGAACAAGGGTGGtttgagagaagaagaaaaatgtaaACATAATACTATTGGCAAGAGGACAAGTTCCTTTGTTGTTTATGAGATGGACACTGGTGTGGATGGGGATGATGAGGCTGTTGAGAACAACAATCCTGCTTCTTCAAGCTTGACAGGCTCGTCTAATAGCTCTGGTTCAATCGTACATGACAGTTCATCAGGTTACCAGAACCTTAAGAACCAAAAGCAGTCCAAAAGCAAATCAATCATCGTCGATAGCGGGTCAAAAATCGTTGTGAAAGCTACTTACGGAGAAGACACCATTCGTTTCAAGTTTGATCCAGCCACAGGTTGTTTAAAACTATATGAAGAAGTTGCATCAAGGTTCAAACTGCGAAACGGGACATTCCAGCTCAAATATCTAGACGATGAAAAAGAATGGGTGATGTTAGTGAACCACTCAGATTTACAAGAGTGTTTGGAAATATTGAATGATATGGGGACACGTAATGCAAGGTTTCTTGTTCGCGATACGCCTTGTACTTTTGGCAGCTCTGGTAGTAGCGTGTGCTACTTGGGAGGCAGCTCATAG
- the LOC123894090 gene encoding peroxisomal membrane protein 13 — MDSNSQPSASNPPPKPWERAGSSSGPAPFRPPSGGSTSDVVEASGTAKPGEIVTATDRNTAVNRTALARPVPARPWEQNYGTTNSYGGGALGGYGSTMNYNSGYGSGLYGSSYGGGLGGAGGMYGGGMYGNSMYRGGYGGAGGLYGSSGMYGGGGMYGGGLGGPMGGYGMGVGPYGGDQDPNNPYGAPPSPPGFWISMLRVMQGVVNFFGRISILIDQNTQAFHLFMTAMLQLFDRSGMLYGELARFVLRLLGIKTKKVNPPGPNGHPLHGPHNPSGNMNYIEGPKTAPSGNWDNVWGNESQ, encoded by the exons ATGGATTCTAATTCTCAACCATCAG CAAGTAATCCTCCACCAAAACCTTGGGAACGGGCGGGTTCTTCATCTGGTCCTGCGCCATTTAGACCCCCATCAGGTGGAAGTACAAGTGATGTTGTTGAAGCTTCAGGGACTGCAAAACCTGGGGAAATTGTTACTGCTACCGATCGAAATACAGCTGTTAATAGGACTGCTCTTGCCAGGCCTGTTCCCGCTAGGCCATGGGAGCAGAATTATGGAACTACTAACAGCTATGGAGGCGGTGCATTAGGCG GATATGGTTCTACAATGAATTACAATTCTGGATATGGATCTGGATTGTATGGTTCTTCTTATGGTGGTGGGCTAGGAGGAGCCGGAGGAATGTATGGCGGCGGAATGTATGGTAACAGTATGTACAGAGGAGGATATGGCGGTGCCGGTGGCCTTTATGGGTCATCAGGGATGTATGGAGGAGGTGGAATGTATGGCGGTGGCCTTGGAGGTCCAATGGGTGGTTATGGCATGGGAGTTGGTCCTTATGGTGGTGATCAAGATCCCAATAATCCATATGGCGCCCCTCCATCCCCGCCAGGATTTTGGATTTCTATGCTGCGTGTG ATGCAAGGCGtggttaatttttttggtcGGATATCAATACTTATAGACCAGAACACCCAGGCTTTCCATTTGTTCATGACCGCAATGCTCCAG CTATTTGATCGCTCCGGCATGTTGTATGGAGAACTAGCTAGATTTGTGCTGCGATTGCTCGGGATCAAAACTAAGAAGGTTAATCCGCCAGGTCCAAATGGACATCCACTTCACGGACCACACAATCCTTCTGGAAATATGAACTACATTGAGGGACCAAAGACTGCTCCAAGTGGTAATTGGGACAATGTCTGGGGAAATGAAAGCCAGTGA